From the Candidatus Bathyarchaeota archaeon A05DMB-5 genome, one window contains:
- a CDS encoding DUF3795 domain-containing protein, which produces MNTEAGMCGIYCEYCPVYRRKEKRCFGCSWVNGQLRKVRESQRGCAFWECAKEKNVKSCFLCKEFPCQLHYGKEAVYTTEALNMWKEIIEKGFSFREA; this is translated from the coding sequence TTGAATACTGAAGCTGGCATGTGTGGCATATACTGCGAATATTGTCCTGTTTATAGACGTAAGGAAAAAAGATGTTTCGGATGCAGTTGGGTTAATGGACAATTAAGAAAAGTTAGAGAGTCTCAAAGAGGATGCGCCTTTTGGGAGTGCGCGAAAGAGAAGAACGTGAAATCTTGTTTTCTATGCAAGGAGTTTCCATGTCAGCTGCATTATGGAAAAGAAGCAGTTTATACTACTGAAGCTTTGAATATGTGGAAGGAAATTATTGAAAAAGGATTTAGTTTTAGAGAAGCCTAA
- a CDS encoding class I SAM-dependent methyltransferase family protein: MKKKLRTLLAEVLSPSELQFVCNSYDIVGDIAIIRVSKDARMFCKTIAEAIMAVHKNVKTVLAQTSPVTGDFRLRKLGHVAGEKKTATVHRESACLFSVDVEKCYFSPRLFFERMRIARLVENGEVVVNMFGGVGCFSIIIAKDSNAQKVYSIDVNRAAIQYLKENIRLNGVYGKVIPLQGDAKEVIETRLCHIADRVLMPLPEKALGYLPYALLALKKTGGWIHFYYFEHAKKNENPIEKVKAKIAEKLGSLSVVFEIPSGRVVRTTGPNWYQTVLDIKIAPQI, encoded by the coding sequence TTGAAGAAAAAATTAAGAACGCTTTTGGCAGAAGTTCTCTCTCCTAGCGAGTTACAATTTGTTTGTAATTCCTATGATATCGTAGGAGACATAGCGATTATACGAGTTTCAAAAGACGCGAGAATGTTCTGTAAAACTATAGCTGAAGCTATCATGGCAGTGCATAAAAATGTCAAAACTGTTTTAGCACAAACAAGTCCAGTTACGGGAGATTTTAGGCTTCGAAAACTGGGACATGTTGCGGGCGAAAAAAAGACTGCGACAGTTCACAGAGAATCAGCATGTTTGTTTTCTGTCGATGTTGAGAAATGTTATTTTTCGCCTCGGCTTTTCTTCGAGAGGATGCGTATTGCAAGATTGGTTGAAAATGGTGAAGTAGTGGTTAACATGTTCGGCGGAGTTGGTTGTTTCTCTATAATCATTGCCAAGGATTCGAACGCTCAAAAAGTCTATTCGATTGATGTTAACCGTGCAGCAATTCAGTATTTGAAAGAAAATATCAGGTTGAATGGAGTTTATGGAAAAGTCATCCCCTTACAAGGTGATGCAAAAGAAGTTATTGAAACAAGGCTATGCCACATTGCAGATAGAGTTTTGATGCCGCTGCCGGAAAAAGCGTTGGGGTATCTGCCTTATGCCTTGTTGGCTTTAAAGAAAACTGGCGGTTGGATACATTTTTACTATTTTGAGCATGCCAAGAAAAATGAGAATCCAATTGAAAAAGTCAAGGCAAAAATTGCAGAAAAACTTGGAAGCCTCAGCGTTGTCTTTGAAATTCCGTCTGGTCGAGTTGTCAGAACTACAGGTCCAAACTGGTATCAAACAGTTTTAGATATTAAGATAGCCCCGCAAATATGA
- a CDS encoding 4-demethylwyosine synthase TYW1 → MKKQKYHFVGRHSAVKRCRWLYETLAHDRPCYKQKFYGIKTHQCIQMTPAAFFCTQQCLFCWRAQTGDLQITWNEMKLPPWDFPEEIVDGSIKAQLKILSGYKGNPKTNKRKFMEALTPKHAAISLTGEPTLYGNIGELVKAFHRRGFTTFLVSNGTVPSALAKLSEEPTQLYISVCAPDKESFKNVCRPQIPKAWEKVNETLALLPSFKCLTVIRITSVRGLNMKNIEGYAKLVAKANPTYIEPKAYMHVGFSRLRLGYENMPSLAEIMEFGKQLAAETGYLIIDKSAESRVLLLSRIEKPIRFNDD, encoded by the coding sequence ATGAAAAAACAGAAATACCACTTTGTCGGTCGCCACTCAGCCGTCAAAAGATGCAGATGGCTCTACGAAACACTAGCCCACGACAGACCATGCTACAAACAAAAATTCTACGGCATAAAAACACATCAATGCATACAAATGACGCCAGCAGCTTTTTTCTGCACCCAGCAATGCCTCTTTTGCTGGAGAGCCCAAACGGGCGATTTACAAATTACATGGAACGAAATGAAACTACCGCCATGGGATTTCCCAGAAGAAATTGTTGATGGAAGCATCAAGGCGCAACTTAAAATTTTAAGCGGATACAAGGGCAATCCAAAAACTAACAAACGTAAATTCATGGAAGCCCTAACTCCAAAACATGCCGCAATAAGCTTGACTGGAGAGCCAACCCTCTACGGCAACATCGGAGAACTAGTCAAGGCTTTTCATAGAAGAGGATTCACCACTTTTCTTGTTTCTAACGGAACTGTACCTTCAGCCTTAGCAAAATTAAGCGAAGAGCCGACACAGCTTTACATTTCTGTTTGCGCTCCAGATAAAGAATCATTCAAAAATGTTTGCCGTCCACAGATTCCAAAAGCATGGGAAAAAGTGAACGAGACATTAGCGCTTCTGCCCAGTTTCAAATGTCTCACCGTAATTCGGATAACGTCGGTGCGTGGTTTAAACATGAAAAACATTGAAGGCTACGCTAAACTCGTTGCGAAGGCTAATCCAACTTATATTGAACCGAAAGCTTACATGCATGTGGGATTTTCTAGGCTTCGGTTAGGCTATGAAAATATGCCAAGTTTAGCGGAAATAATGGAGTTTGGAAAGCAATTAGCAGCGGAAACTGGATACTTAATAATTGATAAATCCGCAGAGAGCAGAGTTTTATTATTGAGTAGAATTGAGAAGCCTATAAGATTTAATGACGACTAA
- a CDS encoding endonuclease V: MGDTGIKPKFSVEKAHKAQLLLSQHIIFEDKLPRKIRFVAGVDIAYVNGMSIGAAAVLDYDSLRLVESQVVFCKTSFPYMPTLLSFREIPPAVLSVRQLSIQPDTYLVDGQGFAHPYRCGFASHLGLVIRKPTVGVAKSRLFGEVNSAKIEKDVTFLRHQNEVVGAVVTTKRGCKPVYVSVGHMVSLETAIKIVKHCTRNHRLPEPILKAHEIATREKRKIHIA, from the coding sequence ATGGGTGATACGGGCATAAAACCTAAATTTTCGGTTGAAAAAGCTCATAAAGCACAGTTACTCTTGTCACAGCACATCATATTTGAGGACAAACTTCCTAGGAAAATTCGTTTTGTTGCTGGTGTCGATATTGCTTATGTCAATGGGATGTCAATTGGTGCTGCAGCAGTGCTGGATTATGATTCTCTTCGACTCGTAGAATCACAAGTGGTCTTTTGCAAAACAAGTTTTCCATACATGCCCACACTTCTTTCTTTCAGAGAGATTCCGCCGGCTGTTTTAAGCGTAAGACAGTTGAGTATTCAGCCTGACACTTATCTTGTTGACGGCCAAGGCTTTGCACATCCATATCGCTGCGGATTTGCAAGCCATTTGGGTCTCGTGATAAGGAAGCCAACCGTGGGTGTTGCAAAGAGCAGACTTTTCGGAGAAGTTAACAGCGCAAAAATTGAAAAGGATGTTACTTTTTTAAGGCATCAAAATGAAGTTGTTGGCGCTGTTGTTACAACAAAGCGGGGATGCAAGCCTGTCTATGTTAGTGTTGGGCATATGGTTTCCTTAGAAACTGCCATAAAAATTGTTAAACACTGTACGCGTAACCATCGCCTTCCAGAGCCAATCTTGAAAGCGCATGAAATAGCGACGAGGGAAAAACGAAAAATCCATATCGCATGA
- a CDS encoding HDIG domain-containing protein: protein MLELLHSKLAVLTKKIRDKKLREKVIELLENPSFEINKKKYPSLPLDASPGGLSHHHCYPGGYIEHVVSTANFALAICDSIEKVYHGKVNRDLVLAGVLLHDIFKPATYTVNENGSYGSTRLADYMDHLSLVISELVRRDFPLELVHVVSAHHGDYGPIRPHTVEALVCHLADLMDSRLNGEILNAAAYLTRKSVGEELRGLTSKEAFDIINSKVVEGWEGVAKSVEKIKRKRKTRKT from the coding sequence ATGTTAGAATTGCTTCACTCAAAACTTGCAGTTTTAACGAAAAAGATTCGCGACAAGAAACTTCGAGAAAAAGTTATTGAATTGTTGGAAAATCCATCATTCGAAATAAACAAGAAAAAATATCCAAGCTTGCCTTTGGACGCGTCACCTGGTGGACTTTCACATCATCATTGCTATCCTGGTGGTTACATAGAACATGTCGTTTCCACAGCAAATTTTGCATTGGCAATTTGTGATTCTATTGAAAAGGTTTATCATGGAAAGGTAAACCGTGATTTGGTTCTGGCTGGAGTTTTGTTGCATGACATTTTCAAGCCCGCCACGTACACTGTGAATGAGAATGGGAGTTATGGCTCTACGCGTTTAGCTGATTACATGGACCATTTGTCGCTTGTGATTTCTGAACTTGTTCGAAGAGATTTTCCCTTAGAGCTGGTTCATGTGGTGTCTGCACATCATGGTGATTATGGTCCAATAAGACCGCACACTGTCGAAGCGTTGGTTTGTCATTTGGCGGATTTAATGGATTCACGATTGAACGGTGAAATTTTAAATGCAGCAGCTTATTTAACGAGGAAAAGTGTCGGCGAAGAACTGCGAGGATTGACTTCGAAGGAAGCCTTCGACATAATCAATTCGAAGGTTGTCGAAGGTTGGGAAGGCGTGGCAAAGAGTGTGGAGAAGATAAAACGAAAGAGGAAAACTCGCAAAACTTAA
- the metG gene encoding methionine--tRNA ligase subunit beta, whose protein sequence is MEISFEEFQKLDLRIGKIVEANQISGSRNLIRMIVDFGTEKRQAVAGLLQWYKPEELVGKKYAFILNLQRRKFMGIESQCMILAAEDNKGNVVALQPEKDIAEGSKIH, encoded by the coding sequence ATGGAAATTTCATTTGAAGAATTTCAAAAACTGGATTTACGCATTGGAAAAATTGTTGAGGCAAACCAAATTTCCGGCTCGCGCAATTTGATAAGGATGATTGTGGATTTTGGAACGGAAAAGCGACAAGCGGTTGCTGGGCTCCTACAATGGTATAAGCCTGAAGAGTTGGTCGGCAAAAAATATGCGTTTATACTGAACCTTCAAAGGCGAAAGTTCATGGGCATCGAATCTCAATGTATGATTTTAGCTGCAGAAGACAACAAAGGCAATGTTGTAGCGTTACAGCCAGAAAAGGACATTGCGGAAGGAAGCAAAATACACTAG
- a CDS encoding replication factor C large subunit, which translates to MQFLVYTTWTLKYKPKSLAEVVGNREAIEKFVEWVKSWEKGVPKKRAAFLYGPPGVGKTVTVEAFANDFKMELVEKNASDYRTEDAVKRFAGLASQFGSLFGGKRIVLLDELDGLTGTADKGGVKAITDIVKTAQCPIVLIANNVYDSRFTNLRVFCLLIEFKKPPVGEVVKHLKRICSLEGIQADENVLKFIAQRSEGDVRSAVNDLQALAQGKKRLTYEDVSWLGYRDRQDTIFNVLRMILYGKTCVGAKQAADMADVDVDMLFEWIYENAPAHLTDPHDLAKAMDALSMADVYRGRIRLTQDWSFMRYVIDYLTAGVAMARQNTKVHGWIPFKFPERIQMLSRSKAERATQITIGYKIKRKCHISAVRATKEVIPYLRIIFKNNPEMAAGLAKWLDLDQEMIESLVGSKEKAEVITKLLS; encoded by the coding sequence GTGCAGTTTCTCGTGTATACAACTTGGACCCTTAAGTATAAACCGAAATCCTTAGCGGAAGTTGTTGGAAACAGAGAGGCAATTGAAAAATTTGTTGAATGGGTAAAATCTTGGGAGAAGGGTGTTCCTAAAAAACGCGCTGCTTTTCTTTATGGACCGCCAGGCGTTGGAAAGACCGTTACGGTTGAGGCTTTTGCGAATGATTTCAAAATGGAACTGGTGGAGAAAAACGCAAGTGATTATCGAACAGAAGACGCTGTCAAACGGTTTGCTGGCTTAGCCTCCCAGTTTGGGTCATTGTTCGGCGGAAAAAGAATTGTTTTGCTTGACGAGTTAGACGGGTTAACAGGCACAGCAGACAAGGGCGGAGTGAAAGCTATAACTGACATTGTAAAAACCGCTCAGTGTCCAATTGTTCTCATTGCTAATAACGTCTATGACTCACGCTTTACGAATCTTCGCGTTTTCTGTCTTCTAATAGAGTTTAAGAAGCCACCAGTCGGTGAAGTTGTAAAACATTTGAAACGCATATGCTCACTTGAGGGAATCCAAGCTGACGAAAATGTTTTAAAATTTATTGCGCAACGTTCAGAAGGTGATGTTCGTTCTGCAGTTAACGATCTTCAGGCGTTGGCTCAAGGCAAGAAACGATTAACTTACGAGGATGTTTCTTGGCTCGGCTACCGCGATAGACAAGACACGATTTTCAATGTTTTGAGAATGATACTTTATGGGAAAACTTGCGTTGGCGCTAAACAAGCGGCAGACATGGCTGACGTTGACGTGGATATGCTTTTCGAGTGGATATACGAAAACGCTCCAGCGCATTTAACAGACCCGCATGATTTGGCAAAGGCTATGGATGCCCTTTCAATGGCAGACGTATACCGCGGCAGAATCCGACTAACACAAGACTGGAGTTTCATGCGCTACGTGATTGACTATCTGACTGCAGGCGTGGCTATGGCTAGGCAGAACACTAAAGTTCACGGGTGGATACCGTTCAAGTTTCCTGAACGCATACAAATGTTGTCGCGGTCTAAGGCTGAACGTGCCACGCAGATAACCATTGGATATAAGATTAAGCGTAAATGCCACATTTCAGCCGTTAGAGCCACAAAAGAAGTTATCCCTTATCTTCGAATAATCTTCAAAAACAACCCAGAGATGGCTGCTGGTCTCGCCAAATGGCTTGACTTGGACCAGGAAATGATTGAAAGCCTTGTCGGCAGCAAGGAAAAAGCTGAGGTTATAACAAAACTGTTAAGCTGA
- a CDS encoding replication factor C small subunit — protein MSFEMWAEKYRPKTLDDMVDQKEIVERLKSFVKSRNVPHCIFAGPPGTGKTTAALCLARDLYGDAYREHLMELNASDERGINVVRETVKTFARARSIGEIPFKIMILDESDNMTADAQQALRRTMERYTETCRFILCANYSGKIIEPIQSRCAPFRFTFLPREEQDKYLKCIAEKENVKLLKEGLDAIFEVCGGDLRKAINTLQAAASLNKPVDQKVVYSIAGRANPADVQKMIETAINGDFLEARKQLRDMIQKYGVAGSDIIRQIHTEIFRVEIPEPWKIKLAAIVGEIDYRLVEGADEEVQLSALLARLVEAGSEIGKKS, from the coding sequence ATGAGCTTTGAAATGTGGGCTGAAAAGTACCGACCAAAAACACTAGACGACATGGTTGACCAAAAAGAAATAGTTGAGCGGCTGAAAAGCTTCGTTAAATCACGAAACGTGCCACACTGCATCTTTGCTGGTCCACCGGGCACTGGGAAAACAACGGCTGCACTTTGTTTAGCAAGAGACCTTTACGGCGATGCTTACAGAGAGCATCTTATGGAGCTGAATGCAAGCGATGAGAGAGGCATAAACGTTGTTAGAGAAACTGTAAAAACGTTTGCAAGAGCCCGGTCTATCGGAGAAATTCCTTTCAAAATCATGATTTTAGACGAGTCAGACAATATGACTGCAGATGCTCAGCAAGCGTTAAGGCGGACGATGGAGCGTTACACAGAAACATGCCGTTTCATCTTATGCGCAAATTACAGTGGAAAAATAATAGAGCCCATTCAATCCCGCTGTGCACCTTTTCGCTTCACTTTCTTACCTAGAGAAGAACAAGACAAGTATCTGAAGTGTATTGCAGAAAAAGAAAACGTCAAACTCCTAAAGGAAGGATTAGACGCAATTTTTGAAGTTTGCGGCGGAGACTTAAGAAAAGCGATAAACACTCTGCAAGCGGCAGCTTCACTAAACAAACCCGTAGACCAAAAAGTTGTGTACTCCATTGCTGGAAGAGCCAACCCCGCTGATGTTCAAAAGATGATTGAAACCGCCATTAACGGCGATTTTCTGGAAGCAAGAAAACAATTGCGCGATATGATTCAGAAGTATGGCGTAGCAGGAAGTGACATAATCCGGCAAATCCACACGGAAATTTTCCGAGTAGAAATTCCGGAGCCGTGGAAAATAAAATTGGCTGCCATTGTCGGCGAAATAGATTACAGACTTGTTGAGGGTGCTGATGAAGAGGTTCAGTTGAGCGCTTTGTTGGCTAGGCTTGTTGAAGCAGGCTCCGAAATAGGTAAGAAGAGCTAA
- a CDS encoding Glu/Leu/Phe/Val dehydrogenase has protein sequence MAPAGSFLSNRPDALAEAYHWFYGSNGGGNGEVARELLKTLVEKLQTAVFINIETLAPPVVVPNPYEAALKQLDIAAQKLNLDPGIHEILKHPMRAFIVNIPVVMDDGSVRVFTGYRVQYNDALGPTKGGIRYHPDLTLDEVTALAAWMTWKTAVTGLPLGGGKGGIRCNPKEMSKAELERLTRGYARAISKFIGPFTDVPAPDVYTTAEMMAWIMDEYSEIVGYPVFGVVTGKPVNVGGSLGRNEATSRGVMYTVMEAAKHLGINLKGATVAVQGYGNVGYHAARLLHEIGCKIIAVSDSKGGIYNPQGLDPVKVLEHKDKTGSVVDYPGSQLITNEQLLEMECDILVPAALENQITEKNANKIKAKIVAEGANGPVTPEADEILYKKGIFVIPDILANSGGVIVSYFEQVQNQMNYYWTEEEVRAKLKDTITKAFNDVLKMSTQHSVNMRTAAYMLAVKRVADAMMARKGKAVSPIMSS, from the coding sequence ATGGCGCCTGCCGGGTCTTTTCTGTCAAATCGCCCAGATGCTTTGGCCGAAGCTTATCATTGGTTCTATGGAAGCAACGGTGGTGGTAACGGGGAAGTAGCACGTGAACTTCTTAAGACTTTGGTAGAAAAACTTCAAACAGCTGTGTTCATTAACATCGAGACGTTAGCGCCTCCTGTTGTTGTGCCAAACCCTTACGAAGCCGCCCTTAAACAATTAGACATTGCGGCTCAAAAACTGAACCTAGACCCTGGCATACACGAAATATTGAAGCATCCGATGCGTGCTTTCATCGTTAACATTCCTGTAGTCATGGATGACGGCAGCGTCCGCGTTTTCACGGGTTATCGTGTACAGTATAACGATGCTTTAGGACCAACTAAGGGCGGCATACGATACCACCCTGACCTAACACTAGACGAAGTTACAGCCTTAGCTGCTTGGATGACTTGGAAAACAGCCGTTACTGGACTACCACTTGGTGGCGGAAAAGGCGGGATAAGATGCAATCCTAAGGAGATGTCGAAGGCGGAACTAGAACGCCTAACAAGAGGATACGCACGTGCCATCTCCAAGTTCATAGGACCCTTCACCGACGTTCCTGCACCAGACGTTTACACAACCGCAGAAATGATGGCGTGGATAATGGACGAATACAGCGAAATTGTAGGCTATCCTGTTTTTGGCGTGGTGACTGGTAAGCCAGTTAATGTTGGTGGTTCGCTTGGAAGAAACGAGGCTACATCAAGAGGCGTAATGTACACGGTTATGGAGGCAGCAAAACATTTAGGCATAAACTTGAAAGGTGCGACGGTGGCGGTGCAAGGCTACGGAAACGTTGGCTATCACGCAGCACGATTGCTCCATGAAATCGGATGCAAAATCATAGCAGTTTCAGACTCTAAAGGCGGCATATACAATCCGCAAGGCTTAGACCCGGTGAAAGTGTTAGAGCACAAGGACAAGACAGGTTCTGTGGTTGATTACCCGGGCAGCCAACTCATAACAAATGAGCAATTGTTGGAAATGGAATGTGACATACTTGTTCCCGCGGCTTTGGAGAACCAGATAACCGAAAAGAACGCAAACAAAATTAAAGCGAAGATAGTGGCAGAAGGCGCAAACGGACCAGTAACACCCGAAGCAGACGAAATCCTATACAAGAAAGGAATTTTCGTCATTCCAGACATTCTAGCAAATTCGGGCGGCGTCATTGTCAGCTATTTTGAGCAAGTGCAAAACCAAATGAATTACTACTGGACAGAAGAAGAAGTGCGCGCTAAACTTAAGGATACTATAACCAAAGCGTTCAACGATGTTCTAAAAATGTCAACGCAACATAGTGTGAACATGCGGACAGCAGCTTACATGTTAGCCGTCAAGAGAGTCGCTGATGCCATGATGGCGCGCAAGGGAAAAGCAGTTTCACCAATCATGTCCAGCTAA